GCAGCTCCCGGTAGAGGTACGTCGCCGTCGCCTCACCCTCCCAGTTCGGATCCGTCGCCAGCACTACCTCGGTAACGGTGCCGTCACTGAGCCGTTCGCGCAACCCCGCGATACGCAGGTCGTCCGGGCCGACACCGTCGATAGGGCTGATCGCGCCACCGAGCACGTGGTACTTGCCCCGATACGCTCTGGTCCGCTCGATCGCCAGGACATCCTTCGGTTCCTCGACGACGCAGATCAAATGGGCGTCCCGGCGCGGATCGCGACAAATCCTGCACTCGTCCTCTTCCGAGACGTTGCCGCAGATCTTGCAGAAGCGCACCTTCTCGGTGAACGCGACCAACACCTCGGCCAGCCGCTTCACGTCGGCGGGGTCGCCGGCGAGCATGTGGAAGGCGATGCGCTGCGCACTCTTCGGCCCGATGCCGGGCAACCGACCGAGCTCCTCGATGAGGTCCTGGATGGCACCTTCGTACATCGTGTGGCGCTCAGCCGCCGAGCATGCCCGGGCCGGCACCGCCCCCGAGCATCTGCGCCAGCGGGCCAAGCCGCTGTGTCTGCAGCTCCTGCGCGTTGGCCGTGGCGTCGCGTACCGCGGCGACCACGAGGTCGGCCAGCGTCTCGGTGTCGTCCGGGTCGACCGCCTTCGGGTCGATGGCCAGCGACTTCAGCTCACCGGTGCCGGTCACGGTCGCCTGGACCAGGCCACCCCCGGCAACGCCGACGACCTCGGACTCGGCGAGCTCCTCCTGGGCGGCCATCATCTGCTGCTGCATCTGCTGCGCTTGCTCCAGCAGCTCGTTCATGTTCTGGTTGCCTGGGATCACGTGCCCTCCTGACGCTCGCGGTTGCGTGCGGTTCCCGCACGCGGGTCGTGGGTATCGAGCCTACGATGACGCCCGTCATATCGGCAGCGTGGTGTCGGCATCGGGACGGGCGGGGCGGCTCGTCCTGCGGTCATCCGGTCGGCGAGTCCGGCGGCTCGTCGATGACCCTGGCGCCGAGCTCCCGCTCGAGCAGCGGCAGCCCGGTGAGGCCATCATCGGCCGGCTGCGCGGCGTCGAGCTCGGAGGGGTCGTCGACGGCGTCGTCGACCGGCTCGGGGAGGTCGGGCTCGGGTGCCTCGGCCGGGGCGCTCGGCCCGCTCACCTGGGCCGGCGCGCCGACAGCCGCCGCCGGCGGCGGCTGACCGGCGCCGGTCGTGGTCTCGATCCGCCAGTCCATGCCGAGCACCTCGGCCAGCGCCTCCCTGAGTACGGGCTCGCAGCCGTTGTTCGCGAACCCCTTCGCGTCCCCCTCGCGGGAGAACGCGAGCTTGAGCACGTTGCCGTCGGCCGACGCGACCTGCGCGTTGTCCTTGATCACCATCCAGGCGAACTTCCGCCGCGCCTTGACCGCCTCGAGGACCTCGGGCCACATCCGGCGCAGCTCGCTGACGTCGGTGAGCCCACGCGCCGGGGTCGCGGGCGCCGGCTCGGCCGGCTGACTGGGCGCCGGCGGTATTGGCTCGGTGGCCGCCGCGGGCGTCGGCTCGGCCGGCCGCGTTGGCTCGGCTGCGGGCGTTGGCGCGGTGGTCGCCGCTGGCGTCGGCTCGGCCGGCGGTGCCGGTGCGACCGGGGTGGCTGGCTCGGCCTCCGTCTGGAGTGCCGGTGCCGCGGCAGTCGGGGTGGCCGGCTCGACCTCCGGCCGAGGCGCCGGCGCTGCTGCGGCCGGGGTGGTGGTCGTCGCCGCGGGCGGCGCCGATGCGGCGGGCTTGGCCGCCGGCTGGGGTGCCGGTGCGGTGGCGGCCGGCGGGGGCGCGTCCGTGCTGGAGGCGCTCACCAAGCGCAGCCTGCGCTCCATCCGGTCCAGCCGGGCGGCGAGTGCGGCTTCCCCGCCGACGGCTTCCGGGAGCAGCAGCCGGGCACACATCAGCTCGAGCAGCAGCCGCGGCGAGGTGGCGCCGCGCATCTCGGTGAGGGCGGCGCTGACGATGTCGGCGGCCCTGGTCAACGCGGCCGCGCCGCCGCGGTCGGCCTGGCCGCGCATCCGCTCCAGCTGGTCCGGGGGCGCGTCCAGCAGGCCCTTGTGCTCGACGTCGGGCACGGCGGCGAGCACGACCAGGTCGCGCAGCCGCTGCAGCAGGTCGGCGGCGAACCGGCGGGGGTCGTTGCCGGACGAGATGACCTGGTCGACCGTCTCGAACACGGTCGCGCCGTCGCTCGCGGAGAGCGCGTCGACGACCTGGTCGAGCAGGTTCTCGTCGGTGTACCCGAGCAGCGCCACGGCCTGCTTGTACGAGACGCCGCCCGCGCCGGCCCCGGCGAGCAGCTGGTCGAGCACGGACAGCGCGTCGCGCGCGCTGCCGGCGCCGGCGCGTACGACGAGCGGCAGCACGGCGGGCTCGACCTCGATGCCCTCCTGCTCGCACATGCCGGCGAGCATCGACCGGAGCACCTGCGGTGCGATGAGCCGGAACGGGTAGTGGTGGGTGCGCGACCTGATCGTGCCGATGACCTTCTCCGGCTCGGTCGTGCAGAAGATCAGCTTGACGTGTTCCGGCGGTTCTTCGACGAGCTTGAGCAGGGCGTTGAAGCCGTCCTTGCTCACCATGTGCGCCTCGTCGATGACGTACACCTTGAACCGGGACGACACCGGCGCGAAGAACGCCCGCTCGCGCAGCTCGCGCGCGTCGTCGACGCCGCCGTGCGACGCGGCGTCGATCTCGATCACGTCGATGCTGCCGGGCCCGTTGGGCGCCAGCGCGACGCAGGAGTCACAGCTGCCGCACGGTTCAGGGGTGGGACCGGCGGCGCAGTTCAGCGACCGGGCGAGCACCCGCGCGCAGGTGGTCTTGCCGCAGCCGCGCGGGCCGCTGAACAGGTAGGCGTGGTGCACGCGGCCGTTGCGGATCGCCTGCTGGAGCGGGTCAGTGACGTGCTCCTGCCCGACGACCTCAGCGAACGACCCGGGACGGTACTTCCGGTACAACGCGAGCGACACGCCCCGACCCTACCTCCCACCCCCGACACCCGAACCCCCAGCCGCAAGTCTGGTCACCGCCCCAACACCGACCACCACAGTCCTGGTGCCAAGCGAAGCGAAGCCCCCCGAGGGAACTCGGTTCCACAACGACCAGGGAACGTGGGGGTCCGGGGGCTCGGCCCCCGGTAGGAATCGTGACCGCCGGAAAGTCGGTTCCGAAGGACCGACGAACAGGGGAAGGTAACGGCACCCTCGCGCACCCGACAGAGCCTGCCGACCCTTGCTGCCTTCCGGCCCTGGGGGAGTTGAGCTGGGTGACGCCGCGCGAGGGGCCTGAAACAACGCTAACAGATTGGCCGGTACGCTCGGATCCGCACGGGAGGATTCGCCTAGTGGCCTAGGGCGCACGCTTGGAAAGCGTGTTGGGGGCAACCCCTCAAGGGTTCGAATCCCTTATCCTCCGCCCCGCCTGACCAGGCAAAACGCCGAGGGTCGACCCATGCAGGGTCGGCCCGTTCTGGCGCTCCTGTCGTAGCCCAGCCGATCGGGTCCATCACCGTGCGGTCCGCCTGCCAGGACGCGTCATGCAGGCCCTGTCGCTACGCGAGATCGTCAATGAGGGCCGACCCCCTGACGAGTTCCGTCTCGGCGGAACCAGGAACCACGCGCAGGGTGCAGGCGTCGGTAGGGCGGTTGGCATTAGGGGGAAACGCATGGGAGCCACGGCATGGTTGAGCGAACTGCGGCGGGTCGGCGGGACTGCGCAGGACTTCGATAACGTCCCCAGGCGGGCGAACAGGAAGGCGCGCTCCGCGGTGGAGAACCTGTCGTGTGACGGGTTGCAGTCGTCGGCCGCGCTTCAGCAGTGGCGGCAAGCCTGGCAAGGGAAACTGGCCGCCCAGTCCTCGGCACTACAGCTCGTCGGCGAGAAGCTGGTGACGACCGCGAACCTGCACGGCAACGCCGACCAGGACGGTGCTGCCGCGTTCGAGCGGCTGCCGGGAAGTACCGGCATTTGATCACCTACGAGAAGCTGCGAACGCTGCAACCGCAGGTGTTCAACTCGGTCGGCACCGACCTGCACGAAGCGGCCGACCACCAGCTCAGCGGGCGACCGCCGTACGACACCGAGGTGGTCGCACCGGCGCGGTCTGGCGAGGTGTGGAAGGGCCCGGGGCATTACGAAGCCAACATGGTGCTGAGCACCATGAGCCTCGCGTTCGACACCGCCGGGACCATCATGGACGCCGCGGCGACGGCCTCGGTGACTCTTGCGGTGGAGCTGACGGCCGCCAAGCAGGCCGCGCAGAAGATCGCCGCCGAGGCGGATGGCTACTACCTGTACGTCAAGCCGGACGGCGAGCTGTGGCCGAAGCCGGAGATCCACGACGACCCGACGAACCCTGTCGGTACGCACGCGCGCGAACAGCAGCAGGCAATCCTCGGCAAGCACCGGCTACAGCCGTTCATGGACGCCGCGCTCGAACGGGCGAACAACGCGGACCGGCGATGCTCCAACCTGCTGCAGCGGCTGGACACCGAGCTGCACATCATGGTGCGGGCAGACGCCACCATCGCCGCCAGGGCAGACGCGGCCAACGACTACGCGTACGAGCTGTTCGGCGAGTCGGTCCTGTTGCTGCGGGGGCTGCAAGAGGACGCCACCGCCAGACACCAGCAGGCCGTCGACGACGCCGAGCCGATACTCAACGACCTCCTGGACTTCCTCGGGTCACTGGTGGGCGTGGACCAACTCAAGGAAGGCGACGTCCTCGGCTTCCTCGGCGTCAACGCAACGTGGTTCATTCCGTTCGGCAAGGCCGGTCAGTTGCTGGGCAAGGCCGGCAGGGCGGCGGTCAACGGCACCAGGACCGCCGGCCGCGTGGCCGCACGGACGCGCCGAGCCTTCGGCACGACCGGTCGCAACGCTCGCGCCGAGCGAGGGCAGTATCCCAAGGTCCCGGCCGGCCCGGCCGCGGCACCGAAACGCGCGGTCGACATCCGCGACCACATCGTGAAGCACAACGGCTCTCCGCCGCCCGGAATCAAGGGCGGCAAGACGTACAAGAACGACCCGAAGAAGTTGCGCCACGACGAGCACCCCAACAACCCGCTCGGCGAGACGTTGCCCAGGCGGCACTGGGAGAACGGCGAACCGGTGAAGTACAAGGAGTACGACGTCAACGCGAAGTCAGTGGGCCGCGACGACGAACGCGTCGTCATCGGCTACATCGAGCGCAACGGCAAGGAGGTACCGGTCTCCTCCTGGTACTCGAAGGACCACTACCAGACGTTCGTACCCATGGACTAGGTTGCCACCGATGGATCTCTCGAGCCTCGACAAGCTCACCGGACCGCACCTGCACCTGCTGGCCGACGAGCCGGCAAAAGCGTCGGAGAAGATCGTCTACCCGCTGCTGGGGTCCGGCAAAGTGGTGCGCCCGGTGCGGGGCCAGAAGATGCGCGTCATGCAGGGCGTCTACGACGAGTTCGCTGCCGCCCTGCAGTTCCCCGACTACTTCGGCGAGAACTGGGCCGCGTTCGACGAGTGCCTCACCGACCTGGACTGGCTGGGCTACGACGTACCCGGCTACGTCGTCATCGTCCGCCACACCAGCCAACTGCTCGCCGACGAGGACCAGCAGGCGTTCGACGAGCTGCTCGGCCTGCTCGACGAGGCCGGCGAGGAGTGGGCCCAACCTGTGCAGGACGGCGAATGGTGGGACCGGCCGGGCCGCCCTTTCCACGTCGTGCTGCAGGAGTCCGCCGAAGCCGGCGAAGCCATCCTCACCCGCCTACGAATGTCCGGCACCCCACTGGGCGAGATCTGGCGGGCGGACGACTGACCACCGCGCCCGCGGTCAGTAACTGAAGCGCTCGAGGCGGAGTATGTCGCGCAGCGGGGAGATCGCCTGCAGTACGCGGTACATCCGCCGGTAGGCGGGGGTGGGTATGGCGGCGGCGTACGGCGAGCCGACGATGCTGGCCTCCGCGACGAACCGGGCGCGCGGTAGCCAGCGCTCGACCTCGTGCGGGTCGCGCAGCCCCCAGTGCTGGATACGGACCAGCCGGGCGAGCCAGGGCGCTGCGACGTCGGACAGGAGCTCGCCGGTCGGGAAGCGGTCGGTGACCCGCTGCAGCAGCTGCCGGACGTCGTCCTCGGGCAGGTACATCAGCAGGCCCTCGGCGATGATCAGTGTGGGCCGGTCGGCCGGCACGTCGTCGAGCCATCCGGCGTCGGTCGCGGACGCCGCCGAGCAGCTGGTAGTTGGCCCGCGACGGGTAGACCTGCCAGCGGAGCTCGACCACGTCGGGGAAGTCCAGGTCGAACCAACGGACGGCCGGCAGCAGGTCGAGCCGGAACGCCCGGCTGTCCAGGCCGCAGGCGAGCTGCACGACCGTGGCGTCCGGGTGCTCGGCCAGGAACTCGGTCGTCCACACGTCGAGCTGCTTCGCCCGGATGGCGACCGTGTAGCGGTCGCCGGCGGCCTTACGAACCTTCGTGAAGTCGTAGTCGACCTTGTCGAGGATCTCGGCGGCGATCCGGTCACCCAGGATGGGGCGCGGTTCCCGACTCTCCACCGCGCGGGCGTAGAGGGTCGCGAGCAGGGTCATCTTGACGCCGGTGAAGTCGACGTTGCCAGTCGTCATGTCGCCTCGTCTCGGCGGCCCGCCTGCTCGTAGCGGTCGAGGCCGGCACGGATGCGGTCGGCGAACTCGTCGCCGACGATGCGGTCGGTGGTGAGGAACAGCTGGGCGCGGCCGAGGCGGACGGCCGTCTGCGGGTCGTCCGCGTCCAGGTCGAGCGCGCGCAGCACCTGTCCGAACAGCAGCGAGAGACCGAGGAGCATGGCGCTGTGCACCACGGCCGTAGTGCGGGTCTCCTCGGTCGGCGGCAGGGCCGGACCGAGCTCGCCGCCGCCGGTGAAGGTCTCGTACGTCATGTCGACGCACGCGTCGAAGTAGGTGCTCGCGGCCGGCGCGTCGGTGGCGAGCGCCATCGCCACGTACCTGGTGACGGCCACGGACGCCTCGTGCGCGTACCCGATGAACGCGGGGTCCAGGAGCGCACCCGTGGTGGCCGCCTCTGCCTTCGCCTCGCGGATGAGCGTAAACACGTACCCGTCGCACTCGTCGCGCAGCGCCTGCTTGGACGGGAAGTGGTGCTGCACGAGGCCGGGCGAGACCCCGGCGTCCTTGGCGATGCCCCGCACCGTCGCGCCCTTGAAACCGTGCACGGCGAACTGCCGCGGGTAACGAAATGTGCATCGGGTAGCCCACAGACGGGGATCACGACATACGCTCAAGGCACCCGCCCGTCGGGCTGCGCTCCCCCCTGCTCGGCCCGGCGGGACGGGCCCGCGCCAGGGTTTTCCGGCGTCAGCCGAGGGCGCGCAGCGCCGCGGCGGCGGCCATACCGGCCACGACGGCCAGCGGCAGCGGAGCACGCAGGTACCAGGCACCGCCAGCGGCGGCCAGACCGACGAGCATCGCCGGGTCGAAGTCGGACCAGTGTGGGCCGGCCACCTGGACGAGCACCAGGGCGGCGAGCAGGGCGGGCGCCATCAGTCCGATCACCGAAGTGGCGCGGTCGGGCAGCAGGCGCTGACCCAGCGCGACCGGCCCCACGGCCTTCGACAACATGGTCACCAGGGCGACGCCTGCGATGGTCGACCAGATCATGCTGGATCTGCCTCCACTTTCCGGGGAACGAGTCCGATCAACGCGACGAGCAACGGCACGATGAGCGCGATGCCCGGCGGTGCGACGAAGAGCAGCCCGCCGGCGCAGCCGGCTGCGAGCACGGCGACCACGGGACCGCGCGGCGCCTTGCGTACCTCGTCGAACAGCAGCACGAGGAAGAACGCGGGGAAGGCGACGTCCAGGCCGATGGTCTCCACCAGGTCGGGGTCGGGCGCGACGAGCACGCCGACGACGGTGCCGGCGATCCACGCCAGCCACTGCGGGATGGTGGCGCCGATCATCAGCTCGCGGTCGAAGCGGCCGTTGCCGAGGTGGGCGGCGGCCCAGG
The nucleotide sequence above comes from Streptosporangiales bacterium. Encoded proteins:
- a CDS encoding TetR family transcriptional regulator; protein product: MSVCRDPRLWATRCTFRYPRQFAVHGFKGATVRGIAKDAGVSPGLVQHHFPSKQALRDECDGYVFTLIREAKAEAATTGALLDPAFIGYAHEASVAVTRYVAMALATDAPAASTYFDACVDMTYETFTGGGELGPALPPTEETRTTAVVHSAMLLGLSLLFGQVLRALDLDADDPQTAVRLGRAQLFLTTDRIVGDEFADRIRAGLDRYEQAGRRDEAT
- the recR gene encoding recombination protein RecR, with product MYEGAIQDLIEELGRLPGIGPKSAQRIAFHMLAGDPADVKRLAEVLVAFTEKVRFCKICGNVSEEDECRICRDPRRDAHLICVVEEPKDVLAIERTRAYRGKYHVLGGAISPIDGVGPDDLRIAGLRERLSDGTVTEVVLATDPNWEGEATATYLYRELLQPLGLRVTRIASGLPVGGDLEYADEVTLGRAFEGRRQLDSA
- a CDS encoding DNA polymerase III subunit gamma and tau codes for the protein MSLALYRKYRPGSFAEVVGQEHVTDPLQQAIRNGRVHHAYLFSGPRGCGKTTCARVLARSLNCAAGPTPEPCGSCDSCVALAPNGPGSIDVIEIDAASHGGVDDARELRERAFFAPVSSRFKVYVIDEAHMVSKDGFNALLKLVEEPPEHVKLIFCTTEPEKVIGTIRSRTHHYPFRLIAPQVLRSMLAGMCEQEGIEVEPAVLPLVVRAGAGSARDALSVLDQLLAGAGAGGVSYKQAVALLGYTDENLLDQVVDALSASDGATVFETVDQVISSGNDPRRFAADLLQRLRDLVVLAAVPDVEHKGLLDAPPDQLERMRGQADRGGAAALTRAADIVSAALTEMRGATSPRLLLELMCARLLLPEAVGGEAALAARLDRMERRLRLVSASSTDAPPPAATAPAPQPAAKPAASAPPAATTTTPAAAAPAPRPEVEPATPTAAAPALQTEAEPATPVAPAPPAEPTPAATTAPTPAAEPTRPAEPTPAAATEPIPPAPSQPAEPAPATPARGLTDVSELRRMWPEVLEAVKARRKFAWMVIKDNAQVASADGNVLKLAFSREGDAKGFANNGCEPVLREALAEVLGMDWRIETTTGAGQPPPAAAVGAPAQVSGPSAPAEAPEPDLPEPVDDAVDDPSELDAAQPADDGLTGLPLLERELGARVIDEPPDSPTG
- a CDS encoding branched-chain amino acid ABC transporter; translated protein: MIWSTIAGVALVTMLSKAVGPVALGQRLLPDRATSVIGLMAPALLAALVLVQVAGPHWSDFDPAMLVGLAAAGGAWYLRAPLPLAVVAGMAAAAALRALG
- a CDS encoding YbaB/EbfC family nucleoid-associated protein, with the translated sequence MIPGNQNMNELLEQAQQMQQQMMAAQEELAESEVVGVAGGGLVQATVTGTGELKSLAIDPKAVDPDDTETLADLVVAAVRDATANAQELQTQRLGPLAQMLGGGAGPGMLGG